A stretch of the Streptosporangium sp. NBC_01755 genome encodes the following:
- a CDS encoding methionine--tRNA ligase has product MSRILLTTTIPYINARPHLGFALELVQADVLARHHRLLGDEVRLQTGTDDNSLKNVRAAEAEGISVRDLVDRNAAEFARLAGPLSLSFDDFIRTSADPRHRPGVERFWRACSADLYRRHYEGLYCVGCEQFYPPDEQCPEHDAPLQHVSEENWFFRLSRYRDELYSLIDSGRIRVEPAERRNEILTFIAAGLSDFSVSRSQARARGWGIPVPGDPGQVIYVWWDALGNYLTALDYAKGEHGRWWSGADRRIHVLGKGVLRFHAVYWPAMLLSAGELPPTDILVHDYLTVDGRKISKSARYGVAGGQGASAAPRGVGVSTGAFDVPGGSGVPGGPGVLGGSGVPGGLDVSGHSGGGPVGTDLSAVDPIGLVEVYGVDAVRWWLLREVPRCGDVDFTARRLVARHDGELADGLGNLVNRVVSMVHRYRGGIVPEERETALDEVRGHARGAVIEALEVFDFRAATAAVYAVAEEANRYVNRTEPWRLAREGSPRLDEVLGTLVATCRELADLLSPFLPDASARIAGQCRGERLADPVPLFPRHRPRGPAPARAPAAGVAGAAGAAGAAGVAGVAGVAGVAGVAG; this is encoded by the coding sequence ATGTCCCGAATCCTGCTCACCACGACCATCCCGTACATCAACGCGCGCCCCCACCTGGGCTTCGCCCTGGAGCTCGTCCAGGCAGACGTACTCGCCAGGCACCACCGCCTGCTCGGTGACGAGGTCAGGCTTCAGACGGGCACCGACGACAACTCGCTCAAGAACGTGCGGGCCGCCGAGGCCGAGGGGATCTCCGTACGGGATCTCGTCGACCGCAACGCCGCCGAGTTCGCCCGGCTGGCGGGACCGCTCTCGCTCTCCTTTGATGACTTCATCCGTACCAGCGCCGACCCCCGGCACCGGCCCGGCGTCGAACGGTTCTGGCGGGCCTGCTCCGCCGACCTGTACCGCAGGCACTACGAGGGCCTCTACTGCGTCGGCTGCGAGCAGTTCTACCCGCCCGACGAACAGTGCCCCGAGCACGACGCCCCCCTCCAGCACGTGTCCGAGGAGAACTGGTTCTTCCGCCTGTCCCGCTACCGCGACGAGCTGTACAGCCTCATCGACAGCGGCCGCATTCGTGTCGAGCCCGCCGAGCGCCGCAACGAGATCCTCACCTTCATCGCGGCTGGGCTGTCCGACTTCAGCGTTTCTCGATCCCAGGCGCGGGCGCGTGGCTGGGGCATCCCCGTGCCGGGCGACCCCGGACAGGTGATCTACGTGTGGTGGGACGCGCTCGGCAACTACCTGACCGCGCTGGACTACGCGAAGGGAGAGCACGGCCGCTGGTGGTCCGGTGCCGACCGGCGGATCCACGTGCTCGGCAAGGGCGTCCTGCGCTTCCACGCGGTCTACTGGCCGGCGATGCTGCTGTCGGCGGGGGAGTTGCCGCCGACGGACATCCTGGTCCACGACTACCTGACCGTGGACGGCCGGAAGATCAGTAAATCGGCCCGCTACGGTGTCGCCGGCGGGCAGGGTGCCTCCGCTGCTCCTCGCGGTGTGGGCGTCTCCACCGGAGCCTTCGACGTCCCGGGCGGTTCCGGTGTTCCGGGCGGCCCTGGAGTCTTGGGCGGTTCCGGTGTTCCGGGCGGCCTCGATGTCTCCGGCCACTCCGGTGGCGGCCCCGTGGGAACCGACCTCTCGGCCGTCGACCCGATCGGGCTCGTCGAGGTGTACGGCGTGGACGCGGTCAGGTGGTGGCTGCTGCGCGAGGTGCCCAGGTGCGGCGACGTCGACTTCACCGCGAGGCGGCTCGTCGCCCGCCACGACGGCGAACTGGCCGACGGGCTGGGCAACCTCGTCAACCGGGTGGTCAGCATGGTCCACCGATACCGGGGCGGAATCGTGCCCGAAGAGCGTGAGACGGCTCTGGACGAGGTCAGAGGTCATGCCCGAGGCGCGGTGATCGAGGCTCTGGAGGTGTTCGACTTCCGCGCGGCCACCGCCGCCGTCTACGCGGTCGCCGAGGAGGCCAACCGGTACGTCAACCGCACCGAGCCGTGGCGCCTCGCTCGCGAGGGCTCGCCCCGGCTCGACGAGGTCCTCGGCACCCTCGTCGCCACCTGCAGGGAGCTGGCGGACCTGCTGTCCCCCTTCCTCCCGGACGCCTCGGCGCGGATCGCCGGCCAGTGCAGGGGAGAGCGGCTTGCCGACCCGGTCCCGCTCTTCCCCCGCCACCGCCCCCGGGGTCCCGCCCCGGCTCGAGCCCCCGCCGCAGGAGTTGCGGGAGCCGCGGGAGCCGCGGGAGCCGCGGGAGTCGCGGGAGTCGCGGGAGTCGCGGGAGTCGCGGGAGTCGCGGGCTAG
- the galK gene encoding galactokinase, producing the protein MRVIDAFRESCGTEPAGVWHAPGRVNLIGEHTDYNDGFVLPFAVPWGVTAAASPREDGVIRLRSLQAGEPVTLATLDEAESWARYVAGMFWVLREAGHRVGGADVVIGGDVPQGAGLSSSAALEVVVGTALNELYGLGLTKMEIALAAQKAENDFVGIPCGIMDQAASALGEEGKALFMDCRSLGTRNIPFDLASHGLQLLIINTGVHHELADGQYARRRRDCENAAKHLGVDALRDVTDLGGALARLSGDERRRTQHVVTENHRVEAVIGLLRAGAVREIGALLNASHLSLRDQFEVSCAELDVAVESAVRGGARGARMTGGGFGGSAIALVTDERVESVRESVTRAYAERGWAAPEIYPATPAAGARRLI; encoded by the coding sequence ATGCGCGTTATTGACGCTTTCCGGGAGTCGTGCGGAACGGAGCCCGCCGGGGTGTGGCACGCGCCGGGGCGGGTCAACCTGATCGGGGAGCATACCGACTACAACGACGGGTTCGTGCTGCCGTTCGCGGTGCCGTGGGGGGTGACCGCGGCGGCCTCGCCGCGCGAGGACGGGGTGATCCGGCTGCGGTCGTTGCAGGCGGGCGAGCCGGTCACGCTCGCGACGCTCGACGAGGCCGAGAGCTGGGCCCGCTACGTGGCCGGGATGTTCTGGGTGCTCCGCGAGGCCGGGCACCGGGTCGGGGGCGCGGACGTGGTGATCGGCGGGGACGTGCCGCAGGGAGCGGGGCTGTCGTCGAGCGCGGCGCTGGAGGTGGTCGTCGGCACGGCGCTGAACGAGTTGTACGGGCTCGGCCTCACCAAGATGGAGATCGCGCTGGCCGCACAGAAGGCCGAGAACGACTTCGTGGGCATACCGTGCGGGATCATGGACCAGGCGGCCTCGGCGCTCGGCGAAGAGGGGAAGGCCCTGTTCATGGACTGCCGAAGCCTCGGCACCAGGAACATCCCGTTCGACCTGGCGAGCCACGGCCTCCAGTTGCTCATCATCAACACCGGAGTGCACCACGAGCTCGCCGACGGGCAGTACGCCCGCCGCCGCCGTGACTGCGAGAACGCCGCGAAGCACCTGGGCGTCGACGCGCTGCGCGACGTCACCGACCTGGGTGGCGCCCTCGCCAGGCTGAGCGGTGACGAGCGCAGGCGCACCCAGCACGTGGTGACCGAGAACCACCGGGTCGAGGCGGTGATCGGGCTGCTGCGGGCCGGGGCGGTACGGGAGATCGGCGCCCTGCTGAACGCCTCCCACCTGTCGCTGCGCGACCAGTTCGAGGTGTCCTGCGCCGAGTTGGACGTGGCCGTGGAGTCGGCGGTCAGGGGTGGTGCCCGGGGAGCTCGGATGACCGGCGGCGGGTTCGGCGGCTCGGCGATCGCACTGGTCACCGACGAGCGGGTGGAGTCCGTGCGGGAATCCGTTACCCGCGCCTACGCCGAGCGCGGCTGGGCCGCACCGGAGATCTACCCGGCGACTCCGGCAGCGGGAGCCCGTCGTCTGATCTGA
- a CDS encoding GntR family transcriptional regulator, whose protein sequence is MRLDYLEQDVHRRPGSSAQSAYVAERGSTRSTTTFKIMAVDHFDPEPKYRQIARITREQIRTGELEPMTPIPSEARMVQVHGVARETVRQAVRFCVRRGGSSRFRRGAPSRRLRIGGLRPHDQHAWSGNGPPGDHLRAGPAMVRQTGKVI, encoded by the coding sequence ATGCGTCTGGACTACTTGGAGCAGGATGTTCACCGGCGACCCGGCAGCAGCGCACAGAGTGCGTACGTAGCCGAGAGGGGGTCAACCAGGTCCACCACTACGTTCAAGATCATGGCCGTTGATCACTTCGACCCGGAACCAAAGTACCGCCAGATCGCCCGGATCACCCGCGAGCAGATCCGCACCGGAGAGCTGGAGCCGATGACGCCGATCCCGAGCGAGGCTCGGATGGTTCAGGTGCACGGTGTCGCCCGGGAGACCGTCCGCCAGGCCGTCCGCTTCTGCGTGAGGAGGGGTGGGTCTTCACGATTCAGGCGCGGGGCACCTTCGCGTCGCCTGCGGATCGGTGGCCTGAGACCCCATGATCAACACGCATGGTCCGGCAATGGTCCACCTGGAGATCATCTCAGAGCCGGACCGGCGATGGTCCGGCAGACCGGCAAGGTCATCTAA
- a CDS encoding GntR family transcriptional regulator, producing the protein MPYIEERVSTVETDIAEILKARIADGTYPADTQLPSQHELVREFEIAPNTAQKILTRLREEGIAYSVRGLGTFVAPPADQ; encoded by the coding sequence ATGCCGTACATCGAGGAGCGCGTCTCCACCGTCGAGACCGACATCGCCGAGATCTTGAAAGCGCGCATTGCGGACGGCACCTACCCTGCAGACACCCAACTCCCGTCGCAGCATGAGCTGGTCCGCGAGTTCGAGATCGCCCCGAACACCGCCCAGAAGATCCTCACTCGGCTCCGCGAGGAAGGCATCGCCTACTCAGTGCGTGGACTCGGGACGTTCGTGGCTCCACCGGCCGACCAGTAG
- a CDS encoding cellulose binding domain-containing protein — MRSRLVGALAAVVLVPTVVAIPGAATAETAGAPTCAATYKEINSWSYWENGARVTDNMVKILIRNTGTSTINEWQLTWTWPGDQKVTIYLAGRMDQSGADVTVDSNGSWNPVKPNATVRQTFIQRGASAVPVPVVTCAPRPVAPRVRIDHVREGMAVTPTRTPSPWA; from the coding sequence ATGCGAAGTCGACTGGTCGGCGCCCTGGCCGCGGTGGTTCTGGTGCCGACGGTCGTCGCGATCCCAGGGGCCGCGACCGCCGAGACGGCCGGGGCCCCCACGTGCGCGGCGACGTACAAGGAGATCAACTCCTGGTCCTACTGGGAGAACGGGGCCCGGGTGACCGACAACATGGTCAAGATATTGATCAGGAACACCGGCACCTCGACCATCAACGAGTGGCAGTTGACCTGGACGTGGCCGGGCGACCAGAAGGTCACCATCTATCTGGCCGGCCGGATGGACCAGTCGGGGGCCGATGTGACCGTGGACAGCAACGGGTCGTGGAATCCCGTGAAGCCGAACGCCACGGTCCGGCAGACCTTCATCCAACGAGGGGCTTCCGCCGTCCCTGTCCCGGTCGTGACCTGTGCCCCCCGTCCGGTAGCACCTCGGGTACGGATTGACCATGTCAGGGAAGGCATGGCGGTGACGCCCACTCGTACGCCGTCTCCCTGGGCATGA
- a CDS encoding AAA domain-containing protein, which produces MTGTQQRPFPVDDLLRAVRLEITAELRSDGDGEKVSLTAGRRIGGDGEIQEYLFSCRSWKDSFSGEKLLVRLSRSRDLWVSAEAVRMPDGKVTVRTAADLSSRPDNAQLRKDESAGMEALAERLESAGASDGLVNLTTAGWMLGQGSPRVDRCATPERFIRGYRERELNPRQRQAIEQALDSELTFIWGPPGTGKTDVVASIVEGCYRQGMRVLFVAPTKVAVDQALERICDLLSGEEGFDTGLVQRAGDIELASLATRFGDQINAGRIAGRLFAAVTARITETRELLDAARQDLALHAEAERVSGELRDLSARRDEAGRHAAALRRQIQAGQAALARTEQQIHKIGTPSGLFAKKKQAKLDDLGRVHRTHRNAVAALDQQLHTALTVQRNRATEVAKREPELAVLHGRLRRVPPPGPLRDAVERLQRQLSALEQEQQKITEAVRSNCRVMGATVAKAVQSRTLLDSIDVVVIDEAGMVNTPSAWCAAGLAARRVVVAGDFRQLPAVTKSSGDREASPEDRQHAVLWMDRDVFATAGLVDPVGSARQDRRMVCLDTQYRMRPSICEVVNVVAYPDAPLRTGRGDRSRLPYSPLIDGPLILVDTTPRRLPNPKGRRNGHKTNPVHEAVIHELVRGLQYDEVLPARKWTNLAAGERPADRLAVIAPFRDQVKALRNSLTYRFGESYEGLVDTVHRFQGSQRPLVVIDTVAGAGDRLGYFYEGSGLSSSTCRLLNVALSRAQDHLVVVADTLFLHDNLSPGSEAAQMLAHLERHARLLSVDELVPFRCAADLAGLDKDELARPAFFPADEVSRAIAWDIEQAQRSIEIYCAFLDPVPVGRWLRHLTPRIENGVQVTVHTRDQADDPRRRALVRDLEAAGCLVAVRERMHEKVMIVDDTVLWHGSLNLLANTGATDLMMRITDPSSCRQVRHIVDRARMERPARTWKQTSPEPDSAPDVRTGDVLDGRLYIQVPFDKKDEFKHALQAAGIRPQWHGARKLWHVDATVPRHLVQRWLPPARN; this is translated from the coding sequence ATGACAGGCACGCAGCAGAGACCCTTTCCCGTCGACGATCTCTTACGGGCCGTACGCCTGGAGATCACCGCCGAACTCCGCAGCGACGGCGATGGGGAGAAGGTCTCACTGACCGCCGGACGCAGGATCGGAGGCGACGGGGAGATCCAGGAGTACCTGTTCTCCTGCAGAAGCTGGAAGGACTCGTTCTCCGGGGAAAAACTACTCGTCCGGCTCTCACGTTCCCGCGACCTGTGGGTGAGCGCCGAGGCGGTGCGGATGCCCGACGGCAAGGTCACGGTCCGCACTGCGGCCGATCTGAGCAGCCGGCCCGACAACGCTCAGCTGCGCAAGGACGAGTCGGCGGGTATGGAGGCCCTCGCCGAGCGGCTGGAATCCGCCGGTGCGAGCGATGGTCTGGTCAATCTCACCACGGCGGGCTGGATGCTCGGTCAGGGAAGTCCGCGCGTCGACCGCTGTGCCACCCCGGAACGTTTCATCCGGGGGTATCGCGAACGCGAACTCAATCCCCGGCAGCGGCAGGCGATCGAGCAGGCTCTCGACAGCGAGCTCACCTTCATCTGGGGACCACCGGGAACCGGCAAGACCGACGTCGTCGCCTCCATCGTCGAGGGCTGTTACCGGCAGGGGATGCGGGTGCTCTTCGTCGCTCCGACCAAGGTCGCCGTGGACCAGGCGCTGGAGCGGATCTGTGACCTGCTCTCCGGTGAGGAGGGTTTCGACACGGGGCTCGTGCAGCGCGCCGGAGACATCGAACTCGCCTCCCTGGCCACCAGGTTCGGCGACCAGATCAACGCCGGACGGATAGCCGGACGACTTTTCGCCGCCGTGACCGCGAGGATCACCGAAACGCGCGAACTGTTGGACGCGGCGCGTCAGGACCTCGCACTCCACGCCGAGGCCGAGCGCGTCTCAGGCGAACTGCGGGACCTGAGCGCGCGACGCGACGAGGCCGGGCGGCACGCCGCCGCCCTGCGCCGGCAGATCCAGGCCGGGCAGGCCGCCCTCGCCAGGACCGAGCAGCAGATTCACAAGATCGGCACCCCTTCCGGGCTCTTCGCCAAGAAGAAACAGGCCAAGCTCGACGACCTCGGCCGCGTGCACCGGACGCATCGGAACGCCGTCGCCGCGCTCGACCAGCAGCTGCACACCGCGCTGACCGTACAGCGAAACCGTGCCACCGAGGTCGCCAAACGTGAGCCGGAGCTGGCCGTGCTGCACGGTCGGCTGCGGAGAGTTCCCCCGCCCGGTCCTCTTCGAGACGCCGTTGAGAGGCTTCAACGACAACTCAGCGCGTTGGAGCAGGAACAGCAGAAGATCACCGAAGCGGTCCGGAGCAACTGCCGCGTCATGGGCGCCACCGTCGCCAAGGCGGTACAGTCCCGCACGTTGCTCGACTCGATCGACGTGGTGGTCATCGACGAGGCCGGGATGGTGAACACCCCTTCGGCCTGGTGCGCCGCCGGACTCGCCGCCCGGCGGGTCGTCGTCGCCGGTGACTTCCGGCAGCTACCCGCCGTGACCAAGTCCTCCGGCGACCGGGAGGCCTCCCCCGAGGACAGGCAGCACGCTGTGCTCTGGATGGACCGCGATGTCTTCGCCACGGCCGGGCTGGTGGACCCGGTGGGCTCGGCCCGTCAGGACCGGCGGATGGTCTGCCTGGACACGCAGTACCGTATGCGCCCGTCGATCTGCGAGGTGGTCAATGTCGTCGCCTACCCCGACGCGCCCTTGCGCACCGGACGCGGTGACCGCAGCCGTCTCCCGTACTCGCCGCTGATCGACGGCCCGCTGATCCTTGTCGACACCACTCCGCGCCGCCTGCCCAACCCGAAAGGCCGCCGCAACGGGCACAAGACCAACCCGGTGCACGAAGCGGTCATTCATGAGCTTGTCCGAGGCCTGCAGTACGACGAGGTCCTGCCCGCTCGCAAGTGGACGAACCTGGCCGCCGGAGAGCGGCCGGCCGACCGGCTGGCTGTGATCGCTCCGTTCAGAGACCAGGTGAAGGCGCTGCGGAACAGCCTGACCTATCGGTTCGGCGAGAGCTACGAGGGGCTGGTGGACACCGTCCACCGATTCCAGGGCAGCCAGCGCCCTCTTGTGGTGATCGATACCGTGGCCGGGGCGGGCGACAGGCTCGGCTACTTCTACGAGGGCTCGGGCCTGTCATCCTCCACCTGCCGATTACTCAACGTGGCCCTCAGCCGGGCGCAGGACCATCTCGTCGTCGTCGCCGACACCCTGTTCCTGCACGACAACCTCAGTCCGGGCAGTGAGGCCGCACAGATGCTCGCCCACCTGGAGCGCCATGCGCGGTTGCTCTCGGTGGACGAGCTCGTGCCGTTCCGTTGCGCGGCCGACCTGGCCGGGCTGGACAAGGACGAGCTGGCCCGGCCTGCGTTCTTCCCCGCCGACGAGGTGTCCCGCGCCATCGCGTGGGACATCGAACAAGCTCAGCGCAGCATCGAGATCTACTGCGCCTTCCTGGACCCGGTCCCCGTCGGCAGATGGCTGCGGCATCTCACCCCGCGCATCGAAAACGGAGTGCAGGTGACCGTCCACACCCGGGACCAGGCCGACGATCCGCGCAGGCGCGCTCTGGTACGAGACCTTGAGGCCGCCGGTTGCCTGGTCGCGGTACGCGAGCGCATGCATGAGAAGGTCATGATCGTCGACGACACCGTGCTGTGGCACGGCTCGCTCAACCTCCTCGCCAACACCGGCGCCACCGACCTGATGATGCGAATCACCGACCCGTCCTCCTGTCGGCAGGTTCGTCACATCGTCGACCGCGCACGGATGGAACGTCCTGCCCGTACCTGGAAACAGACGTCGCCGGAGCCGGATTCGGCTCCCGATGTCAGAACCGGCGACGTGCTGGACGGACGCCTTTACATACAGGTCCCCTTCGACAAGAAGGACGAGTTCAAACACGCGCTACAGGCCGCCGGGATACGCCCCCAGTGGCACGGGGCGAGGAAGCTGTGGCATGTCGATGCCACCGTCCCACGGCACCTGGTCCAGCGTTGGCTTCCTCCGGCCCGGAACTGA
- a CDS encoding toll/interleukin-1 receptor domain-containing protein encodes MPDVFINYRTGDGEKTALLLEKELSAILGGEERIFRATRSIKPGQRFPEELLGNVRRSTVLLAVIGPNWIQPPRLRDEDDWVRRELLEAFTLGIPVVPVLEGHRTKRLDRAELPVELAWLTETQSVHVDLEDLQADLTRLVARLADWVPSFRTTKRPAPQPPPPGSITNSAGDVHGTAIQGRDITTGDVGTVIKGDHGTIHAGKGDIYRDSQHFSGDGAAYVAGDNHGGINHRFGGSRKDKKGDR; translated from the coding sequence ATGCCCGACGTGTTCATCAACTACCGCACTGGAGACGGCGAGAAGACCGCTCTTCTCCTCGAAAAGGAACTATCCGCAATTCTCGGGGGAGAGGAACGGATCTTCCGTGCCACCAGGTCCATCAAACCTGGCCAGCGCTTCCCCGAGGAACTGCTCGGCAACGTGCGGCGCAGTACCGTCCTCCTCGCCGTCATCGGCCCCAACTGGATCCAGCCCCCCAGACTTCGTGACGAGGACGACTGGGTCCGCCGGGAGCTCCTTGAGGCGTTCACCCTCGGCATACCGGTCGTGCCGGTTCTTGAAGGGCACAGGACAAAACGGCTGGACCGGGCGGAGTTGCCGGTGGAGCTGGCCTGGCTCACCGAGACCCAGTCGGTGCACGTGGATCTGGAGGATCTCCAGGCGGACCTCACGCGTCTCGTCGCCAGGCTCGCCGATTGGGTGCCGTCGTTCAGAACGACGAAACGCCCGGCCCCTCAGCCTCCGCCCCCTGGCTCCATCACCAACTCGGCGGGCGACGTTCATGGCACGGCCATCCAGGGCCGCGACATCACCACCGGCGATGTCGGCACCGTCATCAAAGGCGACCACGGAACTATTCACGCTGGTAAGGGCGATATCTACCGCGACTCCCAGCACTTCTCCGGCGATGGGGCGGCATACGTCGCCGGAGACAACCACGGAGGGATCAATCACCGGTTCGGCGGCTCCCGCAAGGACAAGAAGGGCGACCGTTGA
- a CDS encoding helix-turn-helix transcriptional regulator encodes MVQQPITFGRELRRRRLAADLTLTDLSRLVHYSKGQLSKVERGIKAPSRELGRLCDVALDAGGELAALVRERPPKEGLTQESGDEDEVWLMRLSSDGQNRFQPMSRRQALATGAASIAGMSIGGPATPSGAEDTTLLGVSRSLFDQYRQLGQTVSPGLLLPVLIAQTHTLRELSANAGSQTRQGLLRLGSRYAEYVGWLVQETGNEQAALWWTQRAVDLAAVGGDHDLAAYGLVRRALVTLYREDAPQTVELARQAQNGKVPPRIRGLAAQREAQGHALAGDYDACMRSLDRARALLVGHASDSDAPVIGTTNLSDPVAMITGWCLYDLGRPAEAAEIMETQLAQVPPRALRTQVRYGVRCALAHAAAGEIDHACDVISRLLGSAVTVSSATIAADLRNLARALARHRRNRSVRDLNPELSATLQIIVS; translated from the coding sequence GTGGTCCAGCAGCCAATCACCTTCGGAAGGGAACTTCGGAGGCGGCGTCTCGCCGCCGATCTCACCCTTACCGATTTATCCAGGCTGGTTCATTACAGCAAAGGCCAGCTCAGCAAGGTCGAGCGAGGTATCAAAGCGCCGAGCCGCGAGTTGGGCCGCCTCTGCGACGTCGCACTCGACGCCGGAGGCGAGCTCGCAGCTCTGGTCCGCGAACGGCCTCCCAAAGAAGGACTCACGCAGGAGAGCGGTGACGAGGATGAGGTGTGGCTGATGCGGTTGTCCTCAGACGGGCAGAACCGGTTCCAACCCATGAGCCGGAGACAGGCGCTGGCCACGGGGGCGGCTTCGATCGCGGGAATGAGCATCGGCGGCCCGGCAACCCCGTCCGGCGCCGAGGACACGACGCTCCTGGGAGTGTCCCGATCGCTGTTCGACCAGTATCGGCAGCTCGGTCAGACGGTCAGTCCCGGGCTCCTGCTCCCCGTACTCATCGCGCAGACCCATACGCTCCGGGAGCTATCCGCCAATGCCGGTTCCCAGACCCGTCAGGGGTTGCTGAGGCTCGGTTCCCGGTACGCCGAGTATGTCGGCTGGCTGGTGCAGGAGACGGGAAACGAACAGGCGGCGCTGTGGTGGACGCAACGCGCCGTTGACCTGGCGGCTGTCGGCGGTGATCATGACCTTGCCGCCTACGGACTGGTCCGCCGGGCACTGGTCACCCTCTATCGCGAGGATGCGCCCCAGACCGTTGAGCTGGCCCGGCAAGCGCAGAACGGCAAGGTCCCGCCGCGGATCCGCGGCCTGGCAGCGCAACGGGAGGCACAGGGCCACGCGCTCGCAGGTGACTACGACGCCTGCATGCGCAGCCTGGACCGGGCGCGTGCGCTGCTCGTCGGCCACGCATCCGACTCTGACGCGCCCGTCATCGGTACCACCAACCTGTCCGACCCGGTCGCGATGATCACCGGCTGGTGCCTTTACGACCTGGGACGGCCGGCCGAAGCCGCCGAAATCATGGAAACACAGCTGGCGCAGGTGCCGCCCCGGGCACTGCGCACGCAGGTCCGTTACGGAGTGCGCTGCGCACTCGCCCACGCCGCTGCCGGGGAGATCGACCACGCGTGCGATGTGATCAGCCGACTGCTGGGCAGCGCTGTCACGGTGAGTTCGGCCACCATCGCCGCGGACCTGCGCAACCTCGCCCGTGCCCTGGCTCGTCACCGACGGAACCGGTCGGTGCGCGATCTCAATCCTGAACTCAGCGCGACCCTGCAGATCATCGTTTCGTAG